One genomic region from Bubalus kerabau isolate K-KA32 ecotype Philippines breed swamp buffalo chromosome 7, PCC_UOA_SB_1v2, whole genome shotgun sequence encodes:
- the LOC129657435 gene encoding uncharacterized protein LOC129657435 isoform X1, which produces MVEEPAGAGRRTPTLRRTAAVRPGAPRQGAARRGAGRAGGGATAGTVGKPASSDPPHLGESSPPTPPAVQGPPRPPGVYLQLPSFAMLPFGDKTRALFCAFGVSTKTF; this is translated from the exons ATGGTGGAGGAGCCGGCCGGGGCTGGCCGCCGGACTCCCACCCTCCGGCGCACCGCCGCGGTCCGGCCTGGCGCTCCCCGCCAGGGGGCGGCGCGGCGCGGCGCGGGGCGAGCGGGCGGCGGCGCGACGGCGGGGACCGTAGGGAAGCCGGCTTCGAGCGACCCGCCTCACCTGGGCGAGTCGTCGCCCCCGACGCCTCCTGCAGTCCAGGGTCCGCCGAGGCCGCCTGGTGTGTACCTCCAACTCCCCTCGTTTGCTATGTTGCCTTTTGGAGACAAAACAAG GGCACTTTTCTGCGCGTTTGGGGTGAGCACCAAGACCTTCTAG
- the LOC129657435 gene encoding cuticle collagen 1-like isoform X2, protein MVEEPAGAGRRTPTLRRTAAVRPGAPRQGAARRGAGRAGGGATAGTVGKPASSDPPHLGESSPPTPPAVQGPPRPPGVYLQLPSFAMLPFGDKTSI, encoded by the exons ATGGTGGAGGAGCCGGCCGGGGCTGGCCGCCGGACTCCCACCCTCCGGCGCACCGCCGCGGTCCGGCCTGGCGCTCCCCGCCAGGGGGCGGCGCGGCGCGGCGCGGGGCGAGCGGGCGGCGGCGCGACGGCGGGGACCGTAGGGAAGCCGGCTTCGAGCGACCCGCCTCACCTGGGCGAGTCGTCGCCCCCGACGCCTCCTGCAGTCCAGGGTCCGCCGAGGCCGCCTGGTGTGTACCTCCAACTCCCCTCGTTTGCTATGTTGCCTTTTGGAGACAAAACAAG TATTTAA